The following are encoded together in the Mesoterricola sediminis genome:
- a CDS encoding efflux RND transporter permease subunit: protein MARFFLDRPVFAWVIAIAMMLAGALAIYQLPISQYPPIAPPSISITASYPGASAKTVEDSVVQMIEQKMTGLDKMLYMYSTSDSAGNAQITLTFAPGTDPDTAWSKVQNKLQIAMPSLPTVVQQRGVSVSKSTRNWLIILGITSKDGSMDNADLNDYAISKLQSVLARVQGVGEVEVFGSGYAMRLWFDPDKLTKFGLTSDDVVAAVSRNNVEVSAGQLGGAPSVPGQRLNASILVQSMLTTPDQFAAIPIRTNPDGSVIRVRDIGRAELSSEAPDMIMKYNGRPSGMLAIRQEAGANALDTANRIKAKMKELSAFFPAGVEVVYPYDTTPFVKVAINEVVKTLFEAIVLVFLVMYLFMGNIRATLIPTIAVPVVILGTFGVLAALGYSINMLTMFAMVLAIGLLVDDAIVVVENVERVMGEEGLGPWEATRKSMDEIQSALVGIGLVLSAVFGPMIFFPGSTGVIYRQFSITVIASMMLSVVVALVLTPVLCASLLKPVEKGHEASESGFKLFRPFFVWFDRFFFKGRDRYMEIVKGILGRKTRWVAAFGVILAAMAVFYLRMPTGYLPDEDQGTLMAMVQLPVGSTLEQTEAVMSKVRQHFLEDQKEAVASILTGAGMGFSGRGQNQGLAFIKLKDWELRNKPGLRAKDVAGKAMAALGGMRGAIIFAFPPPAVSELGNATGFDFMLQDRGDLGHAKLTEAQNMLLGMAAKDPRLARVRPNGMADVPQYKVDIDIQKAEALGVSVTTAQNYISAAFGSAYVGNFVQGGQVKRVYTQADAPFRMGPEDLNRLRVPNRQGTLVPLSAIATGRWVYGSPRLERYNAFPAMNIQGEPSAGHSNGEAMNAMEEIVKKLPAGVASEWTGLSYQQRMSESQAGLLYGFSILAIFLVLAALYESWTVPITILLALPLGVIGGVLAASLRGMPNDVYFQIGLLTVLGLTTKNAILIVQFAKGNMEQGMSLLDATLEAAKLRLRPILMTSMAFGFGVLPLAIASGAGAGAQKAIGTSVLGGMITATFLAIFFIPLFYVLVVQFFGRKKQAPAAEEA, encoded by the coding sequence ATGGCACGTTTCTTCCTCGACAGGCCCGTCTTCGCCTGGGTCATCGCCATCGCGATGATGCTGGCGGGGGCGCTGGCCATCTACCAGCTCCCCATCTCCCAGTACCCGCCCATCGCCCCGCCCTCCATCTCGATCACCGCCTCCTACCCGGGCGCCTCCGCCAAGACCGTGGAGGACAGCGTGGTCCAGATGATCGAGCAGAAGATGACCGGTCTGGACAAGATGCTCTACATGTACTCGACGAGCGATTCGGCGGGTAATGCCCAGATCACCCTCACCTTCGCGCCCGGCACCGATCCCGACACCGCCTGGTCCAAGGTCCAGAACAAGCTCCAGATCGCCATGCCCAGCCTGCCCACCGTGGTGCAGCAGCGGGGCGTGTCGGTGTCCAAGTCCACGCGCAACTGGCTGATCATCCTGGGCATCACGTCCAAGGACGGCAGCATGGACAACGCCGACCTCAACGACTACGCCATCTCCAAGCTCCAGTCCGTCCTCGCCCGCGTGCAGGGCGTGGGCGAAGTGGAGGTGTTCGGGTCCGGCTACGCCATGCGCCTCTGGTTCGACCCCGACAAGCTCACCAAGTTCGGCCTGACCTCGGACGATGTGGTCGCGGCGGTCTCCCGCAACAACGTGGAAGTGTCCGCCGGCCAGCTGGGCGGCGCCCCTTCGGTCCCCGGCCAGCGCCTCAACGCGTCCATCCTCGTCCAGTCCATGCTGACGACGCCCGACCAGTTTGCCGCCATCCCCATCCGCACCAATCCCGACGGTTCCGTCATCCGGGTGCGGGACATCGGGCGGGCCGAGCTGTCGTCCGAAGCCCCCGACATGATCATGAAGTACAACGGGCGACCGTCCGGCATGCTGGCCATCCGCCAGGAGGCCGGCGCCAACGCCCTGGACACGGCCAACCGCATCAAGGCCAAGATGAAGGAGCTGTCGGCCTTCTTCCCCGCGGGCGTGGAGGTGGTCTACCCCTACGACACCACGCCCTTCGTGAAGGTGGCCATCAACGAGGTGGTCAAGACCCTCTTCGAGGCCATCGTCCTCGTGTTCCTGGTGATGTACCTCTTCATGGGCAACATCAGGGCCACCCTCATCCCGACCATCGCCGTGCCCGTCGTGATCCTGGGCACCTTCGGCGTGCTGGCGGCCCTGGGCTACTCCATCAACATGCTCACCATGTTCGCCATGGTGCTCGCCATCGGCCTGCTGGTGGACGACGCCATCGTCGTGGTGGAGAACGTGGAGCGCGTCATGGGCGAGGAGGGCCTCGGGCCGTGGGAGGCCACCCGGAAGTCCATGGACGAGATCCAGAGCGCCCTGGTCGGCATCGGCCTCGTGCTCTCCGCCGTGTTCGGCCCCATGATCTTCTTCCCCGGGTCCACCGGCGTCATCTACCGCCAGTTCTCCATCACCGTCATCGCCTCCATGATGCTGTCCGTGGTGGTGGCCCTCGTCCTCACCCCCGTGCTCTGCGCCTCGCTGCTCAAGCCGGTGGAGAAGGGGCATGAGGCCTCGGAATCCGGCTTCAAGCTGTTCCGGCCCTTCTTCGTGTGGTTCGACCGGTTCTTCTTCAAGGGCCGCGACCGCTACATGGAGATCGTGAAGGGCATCCTGGGCCGCAAGACCCGCTGGGTCGCCGCCTTCGGCGTGATCCTCGCAGCCATGGCCGTCTTCTACCTGCGGATGCCCACCGGCTACCTCCCCGACGAGGACCAGGGCACCCTCATGGCCATGGTCCAGCTGCCCGTGGGGTCCACCCTCGAGCAGACCGAGGCCGTGATGTCCAAGGTCCGCCAGCACTTCCTCGAGGACCAGAAGGAGGCCGTCGCCTCCATCCTCACCGGCGCGGGCATGGGCTTCTCCGGCCGGGGCCAGAACCAGGGCCTCGCCTTCATCAAGCTCAAGGACTGGGAGCTCCGCAACAAGCCCGGCCTCCGGGCCAAGGACGTGGCCGGCAAGGCCATGGCGGCCCTCGGCGGCATGCGGGGCGCCATCATCTTCGCCTTCCCGCCCCCCGCCGTCTCCGAGCTCGGCAACGCGACCGGCTTCGACTTCATGCTGCAGGACCGGGGCGACCTGGGCCACGCCAAGCTGACCGAGGCCCAGAACATGCTCCTGGGCATGGCCGCCAAGGATCCCCGCCTCGCCCGGGTCCGCCCCAACGGCATGGCCGACGTGCCCCAGTACAAGGTCGACATCGACATCCAGAAGGCCGAGGCCCTCGGCGTATCCGTCACCACGGCCCAGAACTACATCTCCGCGGCCTTCGGCAGCGCCTATGTGGGCAACTTCGTGCAGGGCGGCCAGGTGAAGCGGGTCTACACCCAGGCCGACGCGCCCTTCCGCATGGGGCCCGAGGACCTGAACCGCCTGCGCGTGCCCAACCGCCAGGGGACGCTGGTGCCCCTCTCGGCCATCGCCACGGGCCGGTGGGTCTACGGCTCCCCGCGCCTGGAGCGCTACAACGCCTTCCCGGCCATGAACATCCAGGGCGAGCCCAGCGCCGGGCACTCCAACGGCGAGGCCATGAACGCCATGGAGGAGATCGTGAAGAAGCTCCCCGCCGGCGTCGCCTCCGAGTGGACCGGGCTCAGCTACCAGCAGCGCATGTCGGAATCCCAGGCGGGCCTGCTGTACGGCTTCTCCATCCTGGCCATCTTCCTCGTGCTCGCGGCCCTCTACGAGAGCTGGACGGTGCCCATCACCATCCTGCTGGCCCTGCCCCTCGGCGTCATCGGAGGCGTGCTCGCGGCGAGCCTGCGCGGCATGCCCAACGACGTCTACTTCCAGATCGGCCTCCTGACCGTGCTGGGCCTCACCACCAAGAACGCCATCCTCATCGTGCAGTTCGCCAAGGGCAACATGGAGCAGGGCATGTCGCTCCTGGACGCCACGCTGGAGGCCGCCAAGCTGAGGCTCCGCCCCATCCTGATGACCTCCATGGCCTTCGGGTTCGGCGTGCTCCCGCTGGCCATCGCCAGCGGCGCCGGCGCCGGCGCCCAGAAGGCCATCGGCACCAGCGTGCTGGGCGGCATGATCACCGCCACCTTCCTGGCGATCTTCTTCATCCCCCTGTTCTACGTGCTGGTCGTGCAGTTCTTCGGAAGGAAGAAGCAGGCGCCGGCGGCGGAGGAGGCCTGA
- a CDS encoding efflux RND transporter periplasmic adaptor subunit, producing the protein MRKGWIVNGLAGGAVGIAALLGCKSAPPPAMTSEVAFVVIQPRKAALTTELPGRTAPYQVAEVRPQVNGLIQKRLFEEGTDVKEGAVLYQIDPVPYQAALDQAKATLAAAQANLPAIRARAERTKGLAEAKAVGQQEADEAQAAFLQAQAAVAAGKAAVSNAEFNLANTPIKAPIQGRAGKSSVTVGALVTAYQPASLVTVTRLDPIYVDVTQSSAELLRLRKRLEGGKLHSGDGARKAKLILEDGTPYQLEGRLQFRDVTVDPSTGAVTLRMVFPNPKQVLLPGMFVRAILEDGVDDQAILAPQQGISRDAKGNAIALVLDASNRIEQRIVNLDRALGDSWVVQSGLNAGDRLVVEGIQKVRPGMTVKAVPFAPAAQPAGAQK; encoded by the coding sequence ATGCGAAAGGGTTGGATCGTCAACGGGCTGGCGGGAGGCGCTGTGGGCATCGCCGCCCTCCTGGGGTGCAAGTCCGCCCCCCCTCCGGCCATGACCTCGGAAGTGGCCTTTGTGGTCATCCAGCCCCGCAAGGCGGCGCTGACCACCGAACTGCCCGGCCGGACCGCCCCCTACCAGGTGGCCGAGGTGCGGCCCCAGGTGAACGGCCTCATCCAGAAGCGGCTCTTCGAGGAGGGCACGGACGTCAAGGAAGGGGCCGTCCTCTATCAGATCGACCCGGTGCCCTACCAGGCGGCGCTTGACCAGGCGAAGGCCACCCTGGCCGCCGCCCAGGCCAACCTGCCCGCCATCCGCGCCCGGGCCGAGCGCACCAAGGGGCTCGCGGAGGCCAAGGCCGTGGGCCAGCAGGAAGCGGACGAGGCCCAGGCGGCCTTCCTCCAGGCCCAGGCCGCCGTGGCCGCGGGCAAGGCGGCCGTGAGCAACGCCGAGTTCAACCTGGCCAATACCCCCATCAAGGCCCCCATCCAGGGCCGCGCCGGCAAGTCCAGCGTCACGGTGGGCGCCCTGGTGACCGCTTATCAGCCGGCTTCCCTGGTGACCGTCACCCGCCTGGATCCCATCTACGTGGACGTGACCCAGTCCAGCGCCGAGCTCCTCCGCCTCCGCAAGCGCCTGGAGGGCGGCAAGCTCCACAGCGGCGACGGGGCCCGCAAGGCCAAGCTCATCCTCGAGGACGGCACGCCTTACCAGCTCGAGGGCCGCCTCCAGTTCCGCGATGTCACCGTCGACCCCTCCACCGGCGCCGTCACCCTGCGCATGGTCTTCCCGAACCCCAAGCAGGTGCTCCTCCCGGGCATGTTCGTGCGCGCGATCCTCGAGGACGGCGTCGACGACCAGGCCATCCTGGCCCCGCAGCAGGGCATCTCCCGCGACGCCAAGGGCAACGCCATCGCCCTGGTCCTGGACGCCTCCAACCGGATCGAGCAGCGCATCGTGAACCTGGACCGCGCCCTCGGCGACAGCTGGGTGGTCCAGTCCGGCCTCAACGCCGGCGATCGGCTCGTCGTCGAAGGCATCCAGAAGGTCCGCCCCGGCATGACCGTGAAGGCCGTGCCCTTCGCGCCCGCGGCCCAGCCCGCCGGGGCCCAGAAGTAG
- a CDS encoding immunoglobulin domain-containing protein, which yields MPVKALKTALAGVILAMAWACGGGGGGTPDVAPTLSVQPADLAVNPGDPATFSVTATGTAPLTYQWRKGGAALSGATAATYTLAAAAASDAGAYDVVVSNKAGSVTSRSATLTVKTVAPTITTQPVGGEVFSGNAFTLLVAASGTAPLTYQWSKDGTALAGATDARYFLAATAVSDSGTYTCKVTNAAGSATSNAAVLSVMPPTTFDLTIDTMYIVQSTQDYAGTVPLVAGKDGLLRVFVKATEANTAKPQVRVRLYNGATLLQTWTIQAPGASVPTVMDESSLAGSWNLPLAGSFIQPGYSILADVDPGGTILEQSKLNNAYPTSGSPLPLTVSTVPTWAVTLIPITQGGLTANLTADNLGKWTTRLGLIAPVATLDVKLGAAYTTSTTLSSDGTGWSALLAELEAKRIADGVQASRYYFGAVATSYASGTAGLGYVPGAAATTGYRSALGWDKTGYSDGGNYPEVLAHEVGHNFGRNHAPCGNPGNVDTAYPYAGAQLGVYGYNTATGLVQDAKSTLDIMSYCHPLWISDYTFKGMLTWRLASGLGDVVTAGAAVQDGLLAWGRTEGGAWILEPAFRVRGVFNPGSGPHAVQAVDAEGREVAAVEVDTAAVGCGNDPAERAFAVFIPLGTGDFDRIHAIRLKTGSQVLATRQAGPTTAGVAELRVLPSGGATLRWTSGHPAALVRSPRTGEVLAIARDGAVDIPAAQEVDVQLSDGVHTRQLHLKPAQAVPTSLD from the coding sequence ATGCCTGTGAAAGCCCTCAAAACCGCCCTGGCGGGCGTCATCCTGGCGATGGCCTGGGCCTGCGGCGGGGGGGGCGGAGGCACGCCCGACGTGGCGCCGACCCTCAGCGTCCAGCCTGCCGACTTGGCGGTGAACCCCGGGGACCCCGCCACCTTCTCGGTGACGGCCACGGGAACGGCCCCCCTGACCTACCAGTGGCGGAAGGGCGGAGCGGCCCTCTCCGGCGCCACCGCGGCCACCTACACCCTGGCCGCCGCGGCCGCCTCCGACGCGGGCGCCTACGACGTGGTGGTCTCCAACAAGGCCGGTTCCGTCACCAGCCGGAGCGCGACGCTCACCGTCAAGACCGTGGCCCCGACGATCACCACCCAGCCCGTCGGCGGCGAGGTCTTCAGCGGCAACGCCTTCACCCTGCTCGTGGCCGCCAGCGGGACGGCCCCCCTCACCTACCAGTGGTCCAAGGACGGCACGGCCCTCGCCGGCGCCACCGACGCGCGCTACTTCCTCGCCGCGACCGCCGTGTCCGATTCCGGGACCTACACCTGCAAGGTGACCAACGCCGCCGGCTCCGCCACCAGCAACGCGGCCGTCCTGTCCGTCATGCCGCCCACCACCTTCGACCTGACCATCGACACGATGTACATCGTGCAGTCCACCCAGGACTACGCGGGCACCGTGCCCCTGGTGGCCGGGAAGGACGGCCTGCTGAGGGTCTTCGTGAAGGCCACCGAGGCCAACACCGCCAAGCCCCAGGTCCGGGTCCGCCTCTACAACGGCGCCACCCTCCTCCAGACCTGGACCATCCAGGCCCCGGGCGCCTCCGTGCCCACGGTCATGGATGAATCGAGCCTGGCCGGATCCTGGAACCTCCCCCTCGCCGGAAGCTTCATCCAGCCCGGGTATTCGATCCTCGCCGACGTGGATCCCGGCGGGACCATCCTCGAGCAGTCCAAGCTCAACAACGCCTACCCCACGTCGGGCAGTCCCCTGCCCCTCACGGTCAGCACGGTGCCCACCTGGGCCGTCACCCTCATCCCCATCACCCAGGGGGGCCTCACGGCGAACCTCACCGCCGACAACCTGGGCAAGTGGACCACGCGCCTGGGCCTCATCGCCCCGGTGGCCACCCTGGACGTGAAGCTGGGCGCCGCCTACACCACGTCGACCACCCTCTCCAGCGACGGCACGGGCTGGTCCGCCCTGCTGGCCGAACTCGAGGCCAAGCGCATCGCCGACGGCGTCCAGGCCAGCCGGTACTACTTCGGCGCCGTGGCGACCTCGTACGCCTCCGGCACCGCGGGCCTCGGGTACGTCCCCGGCGCCGCGGCCACCACCGGCTACCGCTCCGCCCTCGGCTGGGACAAGACCGGCTACTCGGACGGCGGCAACTACCCCGAAGTCCTCGCCCATGAAGTGGGCCACAACTTCGGCCGGAACCACGCGCCCTGCGGCAACCCCGGCAACGTGGACACCGCCTACCCCTACGCCGGGGCCCAGCTCGGCGTCTACGGCTACAACACCGCCACGGGGCTCGTCCAGGACGCCAAATCGACGCTGGACATCATGAGCTACTGCCACCCCCTCTGGATCAGCGACTACACCTTCAAGGGAATGCTGACCTGGCGCCTGGCCAGCGGCCTCGGCGACGTGGTCACGGCGGGCGCCGCCGTCCAGGACGGCCTGCTCGCGTGGGGCCGCACCGAAGGCGGCGCCTGGATCCTGGAGCCCGCCTTCCGGGTGCGGGGCGTCTTCAATCCCGGGTCCGGCCCCCACGCCGTCCAGGCCGTGGACGCCGAGGGCCGGGAAGTGGCCGCCGTGGAGGTGGACACGGCCGCCGTCGGCTGCGGGAACGACCCCGCGGAGCGCGCCTTCGCGGTCTTCATCCCCCTCGGGACCGGCGATTTCGACCGGATCCACGCCATCCGCCTGAAGACCGGCTCCCAGGTGCTGGCCACCCGCCAGGCGGGCCCCACCACCGCCGGGGTCGCGGAGCTGCGCGTCCTGCCCAGCGGAGGGGCCACCCTGCGCTGGACGTCCGGCCACCCCGCAGCCCTGGTGCGCAGCCCGCGGACGGGGGAAGTCCTGGCCATCGCCCGGGACGGCGCCGTCGACATCCCGGCCGCCCAGGAGGTGGACGTCCAGCTCAGCGACGGGGTGCACACCCGCCAGCTCCACCTCAAGCCGGCCCAGGCGGTGCCCACCTCCCTGGACTGA
- a CDS encoding carbon starvation CstA family protein, with the protein MNALTLVFVTLCVFALAYRYYGLFLARKVLTVDPDRVPPAIAMADGHDYHKTNKYVLFGHHFAAIAAAGPLLGPVLAAQFGWLPGTLWIIIGCVLGGAVHDMVVLFASVRYKGRSLAHIAENEIGRRAGTVASFAILFILILTLAGLSIGVVNALFNSPWGTFTVLATIPIALYMGVHMYILRKGDVAGASAIGVVLLFLTLLAGPYVAHNPTWARLLTFTKPQLSIIIPLYGFAASALPVWLLLCPRDYLSTYLKLGVIVMLVGGIAWVHPRLEMASLTPFVHGGGPIIPGSVFPFIFITIACGALSGFHAIIGTGTTPKMIASEKDILFVGYGAMLVEGVVAIMALIAACVLLPSDYFAINALPKAYAALHMTPVHLPALGQAVGEQLQGRPGGAVSLAVGMSYIFSSIPFMKALTAYWYHFAIMFEAIFILTAVDTGTRVGRYMLQEMFGKVWPRFEEKKWMPGIIITSLLFTGAWGYLVYTGDISTIWPLFGMANQLLATCALIVGTTMLIRHGKAKYAWTTAIPGLFMIPVTATAGVQNILHNYLPKGLWLLVVFSVVLMVLMAIVFVEAFVRWFQLLRIKERIQDRHGVLVLVETEE; encoded by the coding sequence ATGAATGCACTGACCCTGGTGTTCGTGACACTGTGCGTGTTCGCGCTCGCCTACCGCTACTACGGCCTCTTCCTGGCCCGGAAAGTCCTCACCGTGGATCCGGACCGGGTGCCCCCCGCCATCGCCATGGCGGACGGCCACGATTACCACAAGACCAACAAATACGTGCTCTTCGGGCACCACTTCGCGGCCATCGCCGCGGCCGGACCCCTGCTCGGTCCCGTCCTGGCGGCCCAGTTCGGCTGGCTCCCCGGCACCCTCTGGATCATCATCGGCTGCGTCCTGGGCGGCGCCGTCCACGACATGGTGGTGCTCTTCGCGTCGGTGCGGTACAAGGGCCGGAGCCTGGCCCACATCGCCGAGAACGAGATCGGGCGCAGGGCGGGCACGGTGGCCTCCTTCGCCATCCTGTTCATCCTCATCCTGACCCTGGCGGGCCTCTCCATCGGGGTGGTGAACGCCCTCTTCAACAGCCCCTGGGGCACGTTCACGGTCCTCGCCACCATCCCCATCGCCCTCTACATGGGCGTGCACATGTACATCCTGCGCAAGGGCGACGTGGCCGGGGCCAGCGCCATCGGCGTGGTCCTGCTCTTCCTCACCCTCCTGGCCGGCCCCTACGTGGCCCACAACCCCACCTGGGCGCGCCTGCTGACCTTCACCAAGCCCCAGCTCTCCATCATCATCCCCCTCTACGGCTTCGCGGCCTCGGCCCTTCCGGTCTGGCTGCTGCTCTGCCCCCGCGACTACCTCTCCACCTACCTGAAGCTGGGCGTGATCGTCATGCTGGTGGGCGGCATCGCCTGGGTCCACCCCCGCCTCGAGATGGCCAGCCTGACGCCCTTCGTCCACGGCGGCGGCCCCATCATCCCCGGCAGCGTCTTCCCCTTCATCTTCATCACCATCGCCTGCGGCGCCCTGAGCGGTTTCCACGCCATCATCGGCACGGGCACCACGCCCAAGATGATCGCCAGCGAGAAGGACATCCTCTTCGTGGGCTACGGCGCGATGCTCGTCGAGGGCGTCGTGGCCATCATGGCCCTCATCGCGGCCTGCGTGCTGCTGCCCTCCGACTACTTCGCGATCAACGCCCTGCCCAAGGCCTACGCGGCCCTCCACATGACCCCCGTGCACCTGCCGGCCCTGGGCCAGGCGGTGGGCGAGCAGCTCCAGGGCCGCCCCGGCGGCGCCGTCTCCCTCGCCGTGGGCATGTCCTACATCTTCAGCAGCATCCCTTTCATGAAGGCGCTCACGGCCTACTGGTACCATTTCGCCATCATGTTCGAGGCCATCTTCATCCTGACGGCGGTCGACACCGGCACCCGCGTGGGCCGCTACATGCTCCAGGAGATGTTCGGGAAGGTCTGGCCCCGCTTCGAGGAGAAGAAGTGGATGCCGGGGATCATCATCACCAGCCTCCTGTTCACCGGCGCCTGGGGCTACCTGGTCTACACCGGCGACATCTCCACCATCTGGCCCCTGTTCGGCATGGCCAACCAGCTCCTGGCCACCTGCGCCCTGATCGTCGGCACCACGATGCTGATCCGGCACGGCAAGGCGAAGTACGCCTGGACCACCGCCATCCCCGGCCTCTTCATGATCCCGGTGACCGCCACCGCGGGCGTCCAGAACATCCTCCACAACTACCTGCCCAAGGGGCTCTGGCTCCTCGTGGTCTTCTCCGTCGTCCTGATGGTCCTCATGGCCATCGTCTTCGTGGAGGCCTTCGTGCGCTGGTTCCAGCTGCTCCGCATCAAGGAGCGGATCCAGGACCGGCACGGGGTGCTCGTCCTCGTCGAGACCGAAGAATAG